A genomic region of Equus caballus isolate H_3958 breed thoroughbred chromosome 1, TB-T2T, whole genome shotgun sequence contains the following coding sequences:
- the ZNF518A gene encoding zinc finger protein 518A isoform X1: protein MPSEQKQLLFDEKQTTLQKDYNVKNEIIDTIRSVLKPKISENSFHYELKNVKIVLPKISIPDEVLLKHEVDKYRKLFQCKSQTARKSISIKTVSCVEECLLLHKSERVEEEGVKMSAKILNFNCLKCRDSTRYSPNDLQKHFQMWHHGELPSYPCEMCSFSANDFQVFKQHRRTHRSTLVKCDICNNESVYTLLDLTKHFSSTHCVNGNFQCEKCKFSTQDVGTFVQHIHRHNEIHYKCGKCHHVCFTKGELQKHLHIHSGTFPFTCQYCSYGATRREHLVRHVITLHKEHLYAKEKLEKDKYEKRMAKTSAGLKLILKRYKIGASRKTFWKRKKINNGSDRSIEKNTQVLKKVNKTQAKSEDQGHLVQEHLNEEKDERLHCENSDKPAESESEKPVLLSTGQCNRAEEGSNSTSGVLKTAVQGPPLLMVKNNKITIPANYSAKFMGFKMVDGRQHIVIKLLPINKQNLYSPGSQSDAAKDSTANLQPQTLDTTGFLTGITTELSDTVYMKATPPFSCSSPVLSGKVTSEREMALFSQTSNMLQTMDDEKNVSSLPTTSELVTASVNLATKVETRDNVDLWGSHITQSHREVSDTAIKSPDKVNHTTRPSAYNSGDMHNYCINYVNSELPVEPSNQGSLPFHNYSKVNNSNKRRRLSGTAVFENPHRESSSSKTLVQQPISESVLSLVRKESSNPDSLLASISLLNTKDGTLKTQAEIEEQCVLEKGQNIDGQSLYTNENQNFENMTEKSKWNDFSNDESPMMPRITSVFSLQSEQASEFLPPEINQLLQDVLKAKSDVKEDSSNTPNKGLPLHCDQSFQKHEGEDKIVESSKDFKVQGILPIPPGSVGINVPTNDLNFKCIGKEKQMLSVSQDVRDSEKTPRISSIGTLLKTQSDAIITQQLVKDKLRATTQNLGSLYMQSPLVNSEPKKAILVQTPKGIFVPLHIANKPGLHVVSGRPLPLVNTQGVPASLLLNKKPGMILTFNNGKFEGVSTVKTESAQACGTTAKEPCRTPFLKVEPNNNCLTPALCSSIGSCLSMKSTSENTLPLKGPYIIKTSASSSVKAVPTPNISEQQGAKLNILDSVRQQNEIFPKPPLYTLLPDGKQPVFLKCVMPNKTELLKSKLVQNSTYYQNIQPKKPEGTPQKILLKIFNPVLNVTAANNLSVSNSAASLQKDNVPSNQTTGEQKEPESSRDALPFLLDDMMPANEIVITSTATCPESSEEPICITDHSEARVLRCKTNCTIERSFNKKKTSKKNFSRIKTRVRSKDSETAFVSRNRNCKRKCRGSYQEPPRKKATLHRKCKEKTKPEDVHESFDFSRPRLSKDSVRTLRLFPFSSKQLVKCPRRNQPVVVLNHPDADAPEVVNVMKTIAKFNGRVLKVSLSKRTIDALLKPVCCNPSKTTYDEFSKRHKTFKPVSSVKERFVLKLTLKKTSKNNYQIVKTTSENVLKAKFNCWFCGRVFDNQDAWAGHGQRHLMEATRDWNTLE from the coding sequence atGCCATCTGAACAGAAACAGTTACTTTTTGATGAAAAACAAACTACTTTACAAAAAGATTataatgtgaaaaatgaaataattgataCTATCAGATCAGTACTTAAaccaaaaatttcagaaaatagttttcattatgagctaaaaaatgtgaaaattgttTTGCCGAAGATAAGTATTCCAGATGAAGTCCTATTGAAACATGAAGTTGACAAATACAGGAAATTATTTCAGTGTAAATCACAGACTGCAAGGAAATCTATCAGTATAAAGACTGTGAGCTGTGTAGAGGAATGTCTATTGCTCCATAAGTCTGAGAGAGTTGAAGAAGAGGGTGTAAAAATGTCTGCAAAAATACTCAATTTCAACTGTTTAAAATGCCGAGATAGCACTCGATATAGCCCAAACGATTTGCAGAAACACTTTCAAATGTGGCACCATGGTGAATTACCTTCATATCCTTGTGAAATGTGCAGTTTTTCAGCAAATGACTTCCAGGTATTTAAACAACACAGACGAACTCATAGAAGCACTTTAGTAAAATGTGACATTTGTAACAATGAGAGTGTATATACTTTATTAGACTTGACAAAACATTTTTCATCCACGCATTGTGTAAATGGTAATTTTCAATGTGAAAAGTGCAAATTCTCCACCCAGGATGTTGGCACATTTGTTCAGCACATTCATAGACATAATGAAATCCATTATAAATGTGGTAAATGCCATCATGTGTGTTTCACCAAAGGAGAGCTTCAGAAGCACCTTCACATTCATTCTGGTACATTTCCTTTCACTTGTCAATATTGTAGCTATGGTGCCACCAGAAGAGAGCACCTTGTAAGACATGTTATAACTTTGCACAAAGAACATTTATATGcgaaagaaaaactggaaaaagacaaatatgaaaAAAGGATGGCAAAGACTTCAGCAGGACTTAAGTTAATACTGAAAAGGTACAAAATAGGTGCATCAAGGAAGACATTCTGGAAACGTAAGAAAATCAACAATGGAAGTGACAGAAGTATAGAAAAAAACACTCAAGTGCttaaaaaagtgaacaaaacacaGGCTAAATCTGAAGACCAGGGCCATCTTGTTCAAGAacatttaaatgaagaaaaggatGAACGACTGCACTGTGAGAATAGTGATAAGCCTGCTGAGTCAGAGTCAGAAAAGCCGGTTCTTCTGTCCACTGGGCAATGTAATAGAGCAGAAGAGGGGTCAAATTCTACTTCAGGTGTCCTGAAGACTGCTGTACAAGGACCTCCATTgttaatggtgaaaaataataaaataacaattccTGCTAACTACAGTGCTAAGTTTATGGGCTTCAAGATGGTGGATGGAAGACAGCATATTGTAATAAAGTTGTTGCCTATCAATAAACAGAATTTATATTCACCAGGCTCACAGTCAGATGCTGCAAAGGACAGTACTGCTAATTTGCAGCCCCAGACTTTGGACACCACTGGATTTTTAACAGGAATAACAACTGAGTTAAGTGACACAGTTTACATGAAAGCAACTCCTCCATTTTCATGTTCATCTCCTGTACTTTCGGGGAAAGTAACTTCAGAAAGAGAAATGGCTTTGTTCTCTCAAACAAGTAATATGCTTCAAACAATGGATGATGAAAAAAATGTATCGTCTTTGCCAACAACATCAGAATTGGTTACAGCATCAGTGAATTTGGCCACAAAAGTTGAAACAAGAGATAATGTTGACTTGTGGGGAAGTCATATTACTCAGAGTCACCGTGAGGTGTCAGATACTGCCATTAAAAGTCCAGATAAAGTCAACCATACTACCAGACCAAGTGCATACAACAGTGGAGATATGCATAACTATTGCATTAATTATGTCAACTCTGAGTTACCTGTTGAACCTTCCAACCAAGGATCATTGCCTTTTCATAATTACTCAAAAGTGAATAATTCTAATAAACGCCGTAGGCTTTCAGGAACAGCAGTGTTTGAAAACCCTCACAGAGAATCTTCATCAAGCAAGACACTTGTTCAACAACCAATAAGTGAATCAGTTTTATCACTAGTAAGGAAGGAGAGTTCAAATCCAGATAGCCTATTAGCATCTATTAGCCTTTTAAATACTAAAGATGGAACTTTAAAAACACAAGCTGAAATTGAAGAGCAGTGTGTTTTAGAGAAAGGACAAAACATCGATGGGCAGAGCCTATACactaatgaaaatcaaaattttgAGAACATGACTGAAAAATCTAAATGGAATGACTTTTCTAATGATGAGTCACCTATGATGCCTAGAATcacatctgttttctctctccagagCGAACAGGCATCAGAATTTTTGCCTCCTGAAATAAACCAGTTACTTCAAGATGTATTAAAAGCAAAATCTGATGTAAAAGAAGACTCTAGTAACACGCCAAATAAAGGCCTGCCACTTCATTGTGACCAGTCATTTCAGAAACATGAGGGAGAAGACAAAATAGTTGAATCTTCAAAAGACTTTAAAGTACAAGGCATCTTGCCAATTCCACCTGGTAGTGTGGGGATTAATGTGCCTACAAATGATCTGAATTTCAAAtgtattggaaaagaaaaacaaatgctgtCAGTGTCACAAGATGTGAGAGATTCGGAGAAGACACCTAGAATTTCTAGTATTGGCACATTACTTAAGACCCAGTCAGATGCAATAATAACACAGCAGCTTGTAAAAGACAAACTACGAGCCACTACACAAAATTTAGGTTCTTTGTATATGCAAAGTCCACTTGTAAATTCAGAACCGAAAAAAGCTATATTAGTTCAGACTCCAAAAGGCATTTTTGTACCATTGCACATTGCTAACAAGCCTGGATTACACGTTGTTTCAGGAAGACCACTTCCATTAGTTAATACACAAGGCGTGCCTGCTTCTCTTCTCTTAAACAAGAAACCTGGGATGATTTTAACATTTAATAATGGGAAATTTGAAGGTGTTTCCACTGTCAAAACTGAGAGTGCTCAAGCTTGTGGAACTACAGCTAAGGAACCTTGCAGAACACCTTTTTTGAAAGTAGAACCAAACAATAATTGTCTGACACCTGCACTTTGTTCCAGCATTGGCAGTTGTTTGAGTATGAAAAGTACCTCAGAAAATACCTTACCATTAAAAGGCCCTTACATTATTAAAACATCAGCAAGTTCTTCAGTGAAAGCTGTTCCTACTCCTAATATATCTGAGCAGCAGGGCGCTAAGTTGAATATCTTGGATTCAGTAAGACAGCAGAATGAGATTTTTCCAAAACCACCTCTTTATACCCTCTTGCCTGATGGCAAACAACctgtttttttaaagtgtgtgATGCCAAATAAGACTGAGCTGCTTAAGTCTAAATTAGTCCAAAATAGTACTTATTATCAAAATATACAGCCAAAGAAACCTGAAGGAACACCAcaaaaaatattgctgaaaattTTTAATCCTGTTTTAAATGTGACTGCTGCTAATAATCTGTCAGTAAGCAATTCTGCAGCCTCATTGCAGAAAGACAATGTACCATCTAATCAGACTACAGGAGAGCAGAAAGAGCCAGAATCTTCTAGAGATGCCTTACCCTTCTTACTAGATGATATGATGCCAGCAAATGAAATTGTGATAACTTCTACTGCAACATGCCCAGAATCCTCTGAGGAACCAATATGTATCACCGACCATTCAGAGGCCAGGGTGTTAAGGTGTAAAACAAATTGTACAATTGAGAGAagcttcaataaaaaaaagacttccaaaaaaaatttttcaagaataaaaacTCGTGTAAGAAGTAAAGATTCTGAAACTGCCTTTGTATCTAGAAACAGAAACTGTAAACGAAAGTGTAGGGGTAGTTACCAAGAACCTccaagaaaaaaagcaacattaCATAGAAAGTGTAAAGAAAAGACTAAACCTGAAGATGTCCACGAGTCGTTTGATTTTAGCAGACCTAGGCTTTCAAAAGATTCAGTGAGAACTTTGCGGCTTTTCCCCTTTAGTTCCAAGCAGCTTGTGAAATGTCCTAGGAGAAACCAACCGGTTGTAGTTTTGAATCATCCTGATGCAGATGCACCAGAAGTTGTAAATGTAATGAAAACTATTGCTAAATTTAATGGACGAGTACTTAAGGTTTCATTGTCAAAAAGGACTATCGATGCTTTACTGAAACCAGTTTGTTGTAACCCTTCCAAAACAACTTACGATGAGTTTTCCAAGAGGCACAAAACTTTCAAACCTGTTAGTTCTGTGAAAGAAAGATTTGTGCTAAAATTAACGCttaaaaagacaagcaaaaacAATTATCAGATTGTGAAAACTACCTCTGAAAATGTTCTGAAGGCTAAATTTAACTGTTGGTTTTGTGGTAGAGTATTTGACAATCAGGATGCTTGGGCTGGTCATGGGCAGAGACATTTAATGGAAGCTACTCGTGATTGGAATACGTTAGAATAA